The sequence CGCAGCTCCGCGGCACCGGGCGGCGGTACCGCGCCGGGCCTGGCCTCTTCCGGTTCCTGGAAAAGAAAGGCGACGACACCGTCGGGCAGGGAGCCCCCGCGCCGCTTCCGCAGGACGGCGGCGGCTCCCCCGTCGGGGGCGTCCCCGGCGAAGCTCAGGAGCATCGTGGCCGCCCGCTCGGCGGTCTGCGGCCACTGCGCCGGATCATCGGGAATGCGCACGGCCGTACGCCGACCGAGTCGGCCCCGTGCGCCGTGCAGCGCGAGGAGGACGACGCTGTTGCCGGGCACGTAGCCCAGAAGGTAGGGGAGGGAGTCGGCGAGATCCGCGATGGATTTCAGCGAGATCGCATGTCGCTGCGGAAGCCCTTTCGGCCCTTTTTCAGGAGAATCCGCTTCGGGGAGGAAAGCGGCGGGGGCGACGTTGGAGGCCGCGAAGGGGATGGGTTCATCCCATTGGTGCGAGGGATCGTTTTCCGGTGAGCGCCGCTGAGCGGGGACCCTGGGGTTCTGGGGCGGCGAGGCCGGAGAGTCCCCTCCTGTGCGCTGCGCGGGAATGACAACGTCCGGCTCCGGAGCAGGCGGGTGGCGGACCGGCGACGGACCGGAGAGATCCGTTTCGGCGGCAGGGGCGGGCGGCTGGGGCTGGTCAGGGTCGGAAGGGTGATCCTGAAGGGCGGGGTGGCCCTGCGCCACGGCGGATGAACGGCCCTGCCCCATGTCGGGTGCCTGGTCCTCGGCCGCGTCAGACGACTGGTCCCGGGCGGCGCGGGATGACCGGTCCTGAGCCGCGTCCCTGGGCTCAGGAGGGGACGCGTCCCGCGCGTCAGGGCCGTTCGGCGGCCCGGCGGGCGCACTGGCGGGCGGCCCTTCGAGTGGGGTGGCGGACTGCTCGGTGAGGTCGGTGGTCCGCTCGGTGAAAGGGAGGGCGGACGAGTCGGATGCGTCGTTGCGATGCGTCATGGAGAGCACTGTGCACGCAAAAGCAAAAACTGCGCTCGCCCGCCTGTGGATAACCACTCGTATTGAGTTTTGTCGCACAAATTGTTCGTCTGATTTTCTGAATAACCTTGCGCTCGCTCATCCGATGATCTCCCGATGGGAAAGTTATCCACAGCTCACGGAGTCCTCGTTCGCCTGTTGTCGGTCCCATCAGGTTGCATGGGGGCATGAACGACGAAGACCTCCGCATCACTGCCGACGCAGTACTCGCCCAGCTGGTGGGGGACCCCTCCGGTCGGGCACGGCTGCGCGAGGACCAGTGGCAGGCCATCGAAGCGCTGGTCGTGCACCACCGCAGGGCCCTGGTCGTGCAGCGCACGGGTTGGGGGAAGTCCGCCGTGTACTTCGTGGCCACGGCGCTCATCAGGCGTCGCGGCGGTGGCCCGACCGTCATCGTCTCCCCCTTGCTCGCCCTCATGCGCAACCAGGTGGAGGCCGCCGCTGCGGCGGGCATCAAGGCACGCACGATCAACTCGGCGAACCGCGAGGAGTGGGACGCGGTCCAGGAGGAGATCCGTGCCGGTGAGGTCGATGTGCTCCTCGTGAGCCCGGAACGCCTGAACCATCCCGTGTTCCGCGACGAGGTCCTTCCGAGCCTCACGGCGGCGACGGGCCTGCTCGTGGTCGACGAGGCGCACTGCATCTCCGACTGGGGGCACGATTTCCGCCCGGACTACCGGCGACTGCGCACCATGCTCGCCGAGCTGCCGACAGGGGTGCCGGTGCTGGCCACCACCGCGACAGCGAACGCCCGGGTGACCGCGGACGTGGCGGAACAACTCGGTACCGGCGATGACGGGGACGGTGCTCTCGTCCTGCGCGGACCGCTCGACCGCGAGAGCCTCAGCCTCGGCGTGCTGCGCCTGCCCGACGCCGCCCACCGCCTCGCCTGGCTCGCGGACCACCTCGACGAGTTGCCCGGCTCGGGCATCATCTACACCCTGACCGTCGCCACCGCCGATGAAGTGGCCGCCTACTTGCGCCAGCGCGGCCACGAAGTGACCTCGTACACCGGGCGCACGGAGAACGCCGACCGGCTGGAGGCGGAGCAGGCCCTCCTCGCGAACCGTGTGAAGGCGCTCGTGGCGACGTCCGCTCTGGGCATGGGCTTCGACAAACCGGACCTCGGCTTCGTGGTCCATCTCGGCGCACCCTCCTCCCCCATCGCCTATTACCAGCAAGTGGGCCGCGCGGGGCGCGGGGTCGAACACGCCGAGGTGCTGCTGCTGCCGGGCAAGGAGGACGAGGCCATCTGGAAGTACTTCTCCTCGCTGGCCTTTCCTCCGGAGGAGCAGGTACGACGGACCATCGACGTCCTCGCCGGTTCCTCCCGCCCGATGTCGACCCAGGCTCTCGAACCGCTCGTCGATCTACGGCGTACCAGGCTGGAGGCCATGCTGAAGGTCCTCGACGTCGACGGGGCGGTCCGGAAGGAGAAGGGCGGCTGGACCGCCACAGGGCAGCCCTGGGCGTACGACGCCGAGCGGTACGCCTGGGTGGCCGGCCAGCGGGCGATCGAGCAGCAGGCGATGCGCGACTACGTGACGGGCATCGGGTGCCGGATGGAGTTCCTGCGCCGCGCACTCGACGACGAGGCCGCAGTGCCCTGCGGCCGGTGCGACAACTGCGCGGGCTCGCGTTTCGGCACGGAGGTGTCCCCGGTCGCCCTCACCTCCGCGCACGGCGAGCTGGAGCGCCCCGGGGTCGACGTGGAGCCGCGCCGTATGTGGCCGACCGGTCTGAGTGCCGTCGGCGTGACCCTCAAGGGGCGCATTCCGGCCTCGCAGCGGGCCGAGACCGGACGGGCTCTGGGCAGGCTCTCGGACATCGGCTGGGGCAACCGGCTCCGCCCCCTCCTCGGCCCCGACGCGCCCGACGGGCCGGTGCCCGACGACGTACTCCAGGCGGTGGTGGCGGTGCTCGCCGACTGGGCCAAGGGGCCCGGCGGGTGGGCCTCCGGCGAAAAGGACGCGCTCACGCGGCCTGCCGGGGTGGTCACGCTTCCTTCGCGAACTCACCCCGAATTGGTGGACTCACTGGGCAACCGCGTCGCCCGGATCGGTCAACTGCCCTTCCTCGGCGGATTGGTCCTGCGCGAGGAGGACGAGCCACGGCGCGTCCACCGGGGAAACAGCGCGCAGCGGCTCCTCTCCCTGCGGGGAGCCGTCGCCCTGCCCACCTCGCTCGCCGAGGCGCTGAAGGAGCATCCGGGGCCGGTTCTCCTCGTGGACGACTTCACGGACACCGGCTGGACGATCGCGGTGGCAGCGGGCCTGCTCAAGGACGCGGGCGCTACGGAGGTGCTGCCCCTGGTGCTCGGGGTTCAGGGCTGAGACAACAGGGACGAGCTGCGGAGAAGCGCCCGCCGACAGCCGCCGAGGACTGAATGGCTGGACCACCCACTTACCGCCGGGGCGTACCGCATCGCGGACGGCGGGGAGTTGAGGGGATGGACAGAGGGGAGGGAAATAGGGAATGCATCGTCAGATATCGGCCCGGCTTGACGAATGCTCGTTGCCGCAGCTCTCTTGTCGTACGAGAATTGAAGTCGCTCCCCGTGCGGCGATTCCGGCTCCGGTGCTGCCGTTTGGTGGTGCGCTCTCCCACGTCCCGATTCCGCCCGCAGCGCGGGCGCGTAGCCGAAGGGAGGACCGTGACCTTCGGATTCGCTCCGTCCGCCGCGTCGAGGAAGACGCCACCACCCCCGTCCACAGCCCCCTCGCCCCTGGTGCCAGTGCCGTCCCTGCCCGCGGAACCCACCGGTTCACCACCCCGTGCGGTCGGCCCGCAGGAGTGGTCCGCCGCGAACGTCCCGCTGCTCGGCAATCCGCGCGAGGTCGTGACCGGACTCTACGAACGGCACCGCCCAGCGGCGGGGACCGTGGTGGTGGGGGTCCTCGACCCGGACGAACGTCTGAGAGCGAGCGCGTCCTTTACCCGTCGCGCGGGCGAGTCCGATGGCTGGGTCTTCCGCAACACGCTGCTGGCCCAGTTGCGCCGGGTCATCCCGCACGATCTGCGCCGCAGAACGCCGGTACGCACAGCGGTACTGCTGCACTGCCGCGAGGGCGAGTCCCGGTGGACGGTCGAGGACGGCGCCTGGATGTGGGGGCTGCGCGACGCCTGCACGTTGCACGGCCTGCGCTGTGGAGCGTACGTGACGCTGACCGGCGCGGGCTGGCAGGTTCTCGGCGAAGGGCGTGGTGGCCGCCATCCGCAGCTCGGCTCCCATACCACCCTTTTCGTCCCCCGCGCGGACAAGGTCTCGCCCCTCACGGGACAGTTGGGGCCCCTGCCGGAGCAACGTGCCGGCCGCACAGAGCGTTTCGGAACGGGTACGGAGCGGCCGGAGCAGCGCACCGGACGTGCGGAGTCGCTCACGGAACGGGCCGCTGGACTGCTGTCCCGGCCGATCGACGCGCCGCGGGAGCAGTGGCCGCGTACCGCCGTGCGCTGACCGCGACGCGCCTTCTGTTCGAAGAGCGCTGCACGGGAACGCCTCGCGGCCGACCCACCGGCGACGGTGGCCGGCTCCGCTCCGCCCGGCCGGTGGCGGCCGGGCGGGGGCGGTGTCGGTCAGACGCCCGCGCCCAGCACCGCGTTGACGCGCTGCGAGTCGCCGCAGACGATCAACAGGGTGCTCGCACGCTCGCGGGCGACGGGCAGGACCGTGGCGACGGCGCTGTCCGTACCGCCGTTGAGGGCCACCACCACGACGGGGCGGGAAGCGAGCCGAGCGACGTGCGGGAGGTCAGCGTAGAAGACGTCGTCACCCGCGTCGTGCTGGGCCCAGTAGGCGGCTTCGCCGAAGGACAGCTCGTGGGCTGTCCAGGGGTGCGCCTCGCCTGTGGTCACCACCAGCACCTCACCGGGCGCGCGGCCCGAGTCGAGGAGCAGGTCGACGGCCTCTTCGGCGGCATCGAGCGCGCCGTCGGCGGGGGCCGGGATGAGCTGGATCTGCGTGGCGGCCGGAGCCGGGGGCTTCGGCTGCTGCTCGCGCTGGGCCTGAGCTGCCGGGCGCGGGGGCCCCGGACGACCGGGGCGAGGCGGCGCCGCGGGACGCGGGCCGGGTACGGGGCGGGGGGTCTGGGCGCTGCGGCCTGCGGCCGGAGTCGCGCGGGGACCCTGGGCACTCTCGGGAATCTGAGGCTCCTCGGGACTGAGAGGCATGACATGACTGGTGGGCTGGTCGCCGGGGTCCGTCCCGGCGATGTCGCCCGTACGGGCGGTCGAACGATCAGAAGTCGAAACCGAGCTGTCCTTCGATCGCCGCAGGGCTCCCGTCCGTCCCGGCGCGCACCTTCTTCAGATGCCGCCATTGGGGCATCGCGTCGAGGTACGACCAGGAAAGCCGGTGGTACGGGGTCGGACCCCGTTCCGCCAGGGCCGTCTTGTGCGCCGGCGAAGGGTATCCGGCGTTGGCGGCGAAGGCGAAGTCTTCGTGCTGAGCCCCGAGTTCGGCCATCAGGCGGTCACGGGCGACCTTGGCGAGCACGGACGCCGCGGCGACCGACACGCAGGACTGGTCCCCCTTGATCACCGTGCGGACGTTCCACGGTGCTCCGAGGTAGTCGTGGTTGCCGTCGAGAATCACCCAGTCGGGACGAACCGGGAGTCCGTCGAGGGCCCTGCCGGCGGCGAGCCGCAGGGCGGCCGTCATGCCGAGCTCGTCGATCTCCTCCGGCGAGGCGTGACCGAGGGAGTGAGCGGTGACCCACCGCTCCAGCTCCACGACGAGAGCGACACGTCGTTTGGGAGTGAGGAGTTTGGAGTCGGTCAGCCCCTCGGGGGGTCGCCGCAGCCCGGTGACGGCGGCGCAGACCGAGACGGGCCCGGCCCAGGCCCCGCGTCCCACTTCGTCGATACCTGCCACGACCTTGGCTCCGGTCGTGGCGCGGAGCGAGCGCTCAACGCTGTGGGTGGGTGCTTCGTACGGCATAGCGGATGACAGCGTACGCGCCCTTCATCCGGTACGACACCCCGGCTCCCCTCCGCTGCCGTAATGAGACCTACCGGAGACCTGGACCTGGTGGGAGAGGCCGGTCGGCGGGTGTCTCGCAGGCGAGTTCGGCCCAGGCGGGGAGGGGTTCGGTCTGCTCGCGCCAGGCGGGCGGCGGGGCGCCCGCGGGGCTCGCCGCGACGATTCCGCCGACGATGGCACAGGTCGTGTCGATGTCCCCTCCCGCACGGGCGGTCGTCCAGAACGCGCGCTCGAAATCGCCGACTGCACGGGCGGCGGACCAGATGGTGAAGGGCACGGTGTCCTGCGCCGTCGTGCGGCGTCCGCAGCCGAGGACAGCGGCGACGGTGGTGACGTCGTCGTAGTCGAGCATCGAGGCGGCCCGGCGCAGTCCGACTTCGACGGCGCTGCGCGGTACGAGTGCGAGGACGGCGTCGAGCAGCGCGGCGGGCTCCGGCGGGGTGGCGCCCGCGGCAGCGACGAGGGCCGCCGTCACGGAGACGGCCACTGCTCCGGCGATGCCCTCGGGGTGCTGGTGCGTGGGGCGCGCCGAGAGGACGGCCTGACGTGCGGCTTCCGCGGGGTCGTCGGCGTACCAGGCTCCGAGCGGAGCGACGCGCATGGCAGCGCCGTTGCCCCAGGAGCCCTGGCCGTGGAAGAGGGCGGTGGAGAGTTCCCGCCAGTCGCCTCCTTCGCGTACCAGGCGCAGCAGCCGGTTGGCTCCCGGGCCGTAGCCGCGGTCGAAATCGTGGTGGCGAGCGAAGGAGTGGGCGAGAACGTCCTCCTCGATCCTTCCTTCGGTGGCCAGGACCGTCACGACCGAACTGGCCATCTCTGTGTCGTCGGTCCACTGCCAGGGACCCGGAGGCAGCTCTCCGGCGGTCAGGCGCGAGCGATTTCCGGGGACGAAGAACTGCGAGCCGAGTGCGTCGCCGATCCGGAGGCCGCCGAGGCTGGCGCGGGCGCGGGCGAGACGCGCGGGGGTGGACGAGAAGTCGGGGGAAGAGGTCTGTTCTGCGGTCATGGCCGCATCACTCTATCCAGCGATGCCCCGTACGCCGAGGGAGAAGAAACGATTCCCCCCCATGCGTCCGACATACCGCGAGAATCAGCTGGTCACACCGTACGGCTCCGGCTCGCGCCATTTCTCGAAGGGACGGTCGAGGTGATAGCGACCGTCCGGGCCGAGTTCGAGACAGCGGGTCTCACCGTTGTCCGGATTGGAAAGCGACTCGAATTCGGCCACCGTCCAGTGGAACCAGCGCATGCAGAAGAGCCGCATGGTCAGCCCGTGCGTGACGAGGAGGACGTTCGGCGGGTGGTCCGGGGCTTCGAAGCTGCGGAAAAGGCTCTCCAGGAAGGCGCCCACGCGGTCGTACACGTCGGCGCCGGATTCGCCCTGCGCGAAGCGGTAGAAGAAATGCCCGTAGGCGTCGCGGTACGCCTTCTGCAAGCGCACGTCGTCGCGGTCCTGCCAGTTCCCCCAGTCCTGCTCCCGCAGCCTCGGCTCCTCGCGGACCCGGACGTGTTCGGGGTCCAGGTGGAAGAGCCGCAGGGTCTCGTGGGTTCTGCGGTACGGGGAGACGTAGACGCTGACGCGTTCGTCGCCGAAGAGTGTCCGCAGCCTGTCCCCGGCGGCGAGGGCCTGGGCGCGCCCGGCGGCGGTCAGGCACAGGGCGTGGTCGGGCTCGCGCTCGTACACACTGTCGTCAGCGTTGCCGTCGGACTCACCGTGCCGGACCAGAACGATGCGTCGTGGTCGTGCCATGCCCTCCAGCCTAGGACGCGCTCGGCGAGGACGTGCGGCGGGGCGGGCTCCATCCGGAGCAGCCGTCGCCGCGCTCAGCCGGAACGCGGGCCCGGTCAGACGGTCCAGGAAGGCTCCAGCTCGACCATGGCGCCGTCCAGGCCGAGGAGGTCATCCTCCGCCTCGGCGCGCGTCGAGAGCCGGTGCAGACCCTCGGGCCGGTACTTGCCTCGTTCGGCGGTGGACTGCCACATGGACAGGACGAGGAACTCGCTGCCGGGAGCCTCGGCGAAGAAGCCGCGGACCATTCCGGGCGAGCCGGCCATGGCCGGGTTCCAGATGCGGCGCTGGGCAAGGGTGAAGTGCTCGACGCGCTCGGGGCGCACGCGGGTGTGCGCGATACGGACGAGGTCCACGTCGTGGAAGAGCGGTTCGAAGCCCGTTTTCACGTCGAAGCGGTGATCGAAGAGCGTGGTGCGCACCTCTGTGCAACTGCCGGCCTGGGCAGCGGCGAGCCGGTCGTGGGTCCGCGCCATGAAGGAGTCGTAGAAGGCCCTGCTCTCCCAGAAGCCGAAGATGTGGGCCTGTCCGGGTCGTTCGCGGCTCCATCCTCCCGCCTGCCCCTTGAATCCCCGTACGTCGGCGAGTTCCGCCCACCGCCGCTGACCTCGGTCGAACCGGTTCCGGTCGGCGACCTCGCAGCGAATCCACTTGAACAGCACCGCGCCATCGTACGGCGGTGGGGCGGGTACCGGTCATCCTGCGCAGCGGCTCCGACATCCGTTCGGTTCCCGTGCCACCATGGACAACGAATATGGAGAGACGCTTGCCTGACGAAGCGTCAGGCATACGGTCGCTTCATCCGTCCCGAGTGAGGGGAAGGCCCGATGGAGAGCTTGAGCAAGGGACTCACGAAGGTCGAGGTCGCCCTCAAATGGGACCCGAGTCCGCACGGTGCACCCGCGATGGACCTGGATCTCGTCGCGGCGGTTTTCACACTGAAAGACCCGCACGGCGCACCGGCCTACGTCGTGCACTTCGACCACCGCGCGCCGGACGGCACGATCAACCTCAACCGTGACAGCCGTACGGGTCAGGGCCTGGGCTTCGACGAGATCATGGTCCTGGAGCTCAACCGGCTCTCCGAGGCTTACGGCAGGGTCGCGATCGGAGTGGTGATCCAGCAGAACGGCGGACACCGCACCTTCGCGGACGTGCATCAGCCCGGCATCCGGCTGCGCGAGGGGTACGACGAGCTCGGCCCCGTGGACTTCACGAGCCTGGCAGGCGCCACAGGCGCGGTGGTCGCCGAGTTCCAGCGCGGGGAAGAGGGCGCCTGGGGCTACCGGCCCACGGTACGGGGCTACGACACCGAACTGCCCGACTTCCTGCAGCTGCTGCGCGGCAAGCCCGAGGCCGGCTGAGGCGGTCCGGCCCACCCAACGGGAGCAGCGGCCAGGCGGTAAGCCGGTAAGCCGGTAAGCCACACCATCCTTGCTTATCAGGTGTGACGTGGGAGCGCTCCCGAGCCTGCGAAATGATCAAGGACGCGACATGCCGGACCCTGCGTTGCCTTGCCCTCCGCTCTGTCACCCTTTCGAAGGAGGATTCGAGCGCAGTACCGTTTCGGCGCTTTTTTCGCTGGCAGGATTGCTCTCACGAAGCCCGCTGCACCACCGCGGACGTTGAAACCTTCGCCGTGGAC comes from Streptomyces sp. Tu6071 and encodes:
- a CDS encoding TerD family protein; the protein is MESLSKGLTKVEVALKWDPSPHGAPAMDLDLVAAVFTLKDPHGAPAYVVHFDHRAPDGTINLNRDSRTGQGLGFDEIMVLELNRLSEAYGRVAIGVVIQQNGGHRTFADVHQPGIRLREGYDELGPVDFTSLAGATGAVVAEFQRGEEGAWGYRPTVRGYDTELPDFLQLLRGKPEAG
- a CDS encoding RecQ family ATP-dependent DNA helicase: MNDEDLRITADAVLAQLVGDPSGRARLREDQWQAIEALVVHHRRALVVQRTGWGKSAVYFVATALIRRRGGGPTVIVSPLLALMRNQVEAAAAAGIKARTINSANREEWDAVQEEIRAGEVDVLLVSPERLNHPVFRDEVLPSLTAATGLLVVDEAHCISDWGHDFRPDYRRLRTMLAELPTGVPVLATTATANARVTADVAEQLGTGDDGDGALVLRGPLDRESLSLGVLRLPDAAHRLAWLADHLDELPGSGIIYTLTVATADEVAAYLRQRGHEVTSYTGRTENADRLEAEQALLANRVKALVATSALGMGFDKPDLGFVVHLGAPSSPIAYYQQVGRAGRGVEHAEVLLLPGKEDEAIWKYFSSLAFPPEEQVRRTIDVLAGSSRPMSTQALEPLVDLRRTRLEAMLKVLDVDGAVRKEKGGWTATGQPWAYDAERYAWVAGQRAIEQQAMRDYVTGIGCRMEFLRRALDDEAAVPCGRCDNCAGSRFGTEVSPVALTSAHGELERPGVDVEPRRMWPTGLSAVGVTLKGRIPASQRAETGRALGRLSDIGWGNRLRPLLGPDAPDGPVPDDVLQAVVAVLADWAKGPGGWASGEKDALTRPAGVVTLPSRTHPELVDSLGNRVARIGQLPFLGGLVLREEDEPRRVHRGNSAQRLLSLRGAVALPTSLAEALKEHPGPVLLVDDFTDTGWTIAVAAGLLKDAGATEVLPLVLGVQG
- a CDS encoding YdbC family protein — its product is MLFKWIRCEVADRNRFDRGQRRWAELADVRGFKGQAGGWSRERPGQAHIFGFWESRAFYDSFMARTHDRLAAAQAGSCTEVRTTLFDHRFDVKTGFEPLFHDVDLVRIAHTRVRPERVEHFTLAQRRIWNPAMAGSPGMVRGFFAEAPGSEFLVLSMWQSTAERGKYRPEGLHRLSTRAEAEDDLLGLDGAMVELEPSWTV
- a CDS encoding ADP-ribosylglycohydrolase family protein; this translates as MTAEQTSSPDFSSTPARLARARASLGGLRIGDALGSQFFVPGNRSRLTAGELPPGPWQWTDDTEMASSVVTVLATEGRIEEDVLAHSFARHHDFDRGYGPGANRLLRLVREGGDWRELSTALFHGQGSWGNGAAMRVAPLGAWYADDPAEAARQAVLSARPTHQHPEGIAGAVAVSVTAALVAAAGATPPEPAALLDAVLALVPRSAVEVGLRRAASMLDYDDVTTVAAVLGCGRRTTAQDTVPFTIWSAARAVGDFERAFWTTARAGGDIDTTCAIVGGIVAASPAGAPPPAWREQTEPLPAWAELACETPADRPLPPGPGLR
- a CDS encoding ribonuclease HII, which produces MPYEAPTHSVERSLRATTGAKVVAGIDEVGRGAWAGPVSVCAAVTGLRRPPEGLTDSKLLTPKRRVALVVELERWVTAHSLGHASPEEIDELGMTAALRLAAGRALDGLPVRPDWVILDGNHDYLGAPWNVRTVIKGDQSCVSVAAASVLAKVARDRLMAELGAQHEDFAFAANAGYPSPAHKTALAERGPTPYHRLSWSYLDAMPQWRHLKKVRAGTDGSPAAIEGQLGFDF
- a CDS encoding histidine phosphatase family protein, producing MARPRRIVLVRHGESDGNADDSVYEREPDHALCLTAAGRAQALAAGDRLRTLFGDERVSVYVSPYRRTHETLRLFHLDPEHVRVREEPRLREQDWGNWQDRDDVRLQKAYRDAYGHFFYRFAQGESGADVYDRVGAFLESLFRSFEAPDHPPNVLLVTHGLTMRLFCMRWFHWTVAEFESLSNPDNGETRCLELGPDGRYHLDRPFEKWREPEPYGVTS